CTCAAATTTGATAGTCTCAAGTAAAAATTTTGATATATCAACACAGTTTAAATTCAATGCAGTTTCAAGTACTGGAAGCGAGAGAAAAGAGCTAAGCTTTGATGGAGAGTGGGGCTGGTATAAGATATTAAAAGCTTCAAACTTTAGTAGCGTTGGCGTTAGTACACTTAATTTTGATGGTAGAAGAGATTCTTATTTTGGCTTTGAAGTAACACCAAATGGAGGAGAGCTTTTAGAGCTTATGGATATCATACCAATGATAAATTTACCAAAGAAGATGCTTTATTAAGGAAAAAATATGCAACAAATAGCAGCAGTTATACAAAATTACGATAAAGCGTCAAGCTTTTCAGCTCAATTTATCATTTTTGATGAAAATGGCGGCGATATAGGCTCGTTAGATACTACAAAATTTTCTTGTAATGATATGAGCGATTCAATCGCACCAAAACACGCTCATGTTGGATTTGAAGAGGGGGTTTTCACAATTTGTGGCTATAAAGATTGTGAAATTTTTTATAGTGATTCATATTCAAAGCTTCCAGATGACTATGAGAGCGTCATAAATTTGGGCGATGTCTTTAGGATAGGGGAGTTAAAATTTATATTTATAGACCCTTCTAGGATTGATGAATATATAGGAAAAGCCCATAAGATAATAGAAAATACAAAAAATTTTGACAAGCTTGATGATAAACGTTTTGAACCAGTTGGTAAAATTTCAAATGTTGATTTTAAAGAAGAACCAAAGATAAACTCATTGATAAATGATAAAAAAGATATTGCTTTGAATGAAAATGCGCACGATGCAGTTTTAAATTTAAATGAGATAGCTCAAAATTTTGATGAAGAAGAAAATGCAAATAATCAAAATATGCTAACTGCAAAAAGCATGGATGAGCTTTTAGCAAAGATAGTTGAGAGTATAAAATTGCAACCAAATATGAGCCCTATAAGTGAGCAGACTAGGACTTTAAACACAAAAGATATGGAAACAATCATGAAAACTCTTCTTCTTAGTGACTCGACAGAGCTAATAAATACGGTTTTGGTCAAGCTTATCTGCAAAGAGCTATATAGCCAAATGTATGATATAGTCGAGAATAATTCGTTTTTTAAATATCTTTCAGGAGCCGTACTAAAAAGCACTAAGGAAGATAAGGAAGCGTTTAATTATTTATTGCATAAAGCTCTTCAAAGCTATATGTTAAAAAAGTAATGTTTTTAATAAAACAGAAAGTAAATAAAAGATAGAATAATCCAAACTTTTTAATAGGAGTAAATATGTCACAACCAGTGTATATTAAAGTGAAAGGTTCTACACAAGGACTTATTTCAAGTGGTGCTTCAACAGAAGCTAGTATAGGTAATCGCTATCAGTCAGGTCACGAAGATGAGATTATGGCTCAAGAGGTTTCTCATATAGTAACAGTTCCAACTGATCCACAAAGTGGCCAACCATCAGGTCAAAGAGTCCATAAGCCATTTAGTTTTACTACATCACTAAATAAAGCTGTTCCACTTCTTTACAATGCTTTAACACAAGGTGAAAGACTTCCAGAGGTTGAGATCTATTGGTATAGAACATCAACTAGTGGTGGTGCGGAACATTTCTTTACTACAAAACTAGAAGATGCAACTATAACAGATATTACTCTAGTAAGTCCAAATGCTCAAGACAAGCTAAACAGCGACAAAACAGAGCTTTTCAAAGTTTCAATGAACTATAGAAAGATAGTTTGGGAACACGTAGCTGCAGGTACAAGCGGAAGCGATGACTGGAGAGAAGCTACTAAAAAAGCTTAAAACCAACCTAGGGTTTACCCCTAGGGTTAATAAAATCATCTTCTAGCTAGAAGGACGCAGATGAGCCCTTTTTATCTTTATCTTTTAAATTAATATGATATGCGAAATGCGATATGAAACACCTAGTTATAATCATATTTCTCATAACATCTTTATATTCACACGAAGCAAATTGTACGGATATGTTTGGGCTTATTTTTAATAAAAATTTAAGTGACGTTGAAACTACTAAGTATATAAAATACTATATAGATAATCTTGGATGTGATGCTAATGTTAGTATAAATTTACCGAATTTCACAATGAAAGCCAGTTTATTAGAATTTGCATATAGCGCAAATAAGCCTAAAAGTATTGACGAGATTTTAGAAAAAGGTGCAGTACCTAATGTATGGTTAGCTGGTTCAATAGGATTAGACTTTTTGCTTTTTTTTGAAGAAAATGGTGTTAAGTTAGAAGGGCAGCCACCAAGCCCTGAGCTACTAGAATTTATAAAAACTCAAAAATATAAAGAATTTAAAGAAGAGAAATTTAAGCTAATCAAAAAACTCCTAGAATATGGACAAGATCCAAAAGGCTATATCCTTTTGCAGAAGGTATTAACGCTTGTAAATGATGAAGAGGTTTTAGATAATTTATTAAAGAATGAAACTCAAAAGGAATTGGTGCGATGAAGCAATTGGCGATAATCATATTTTTCATAACAGCTTTATATTCACACGAAGCAAACTGCAAGGATATGTTTGGACTTATTTTTAATAAAAATTTAAGTGACACTGAAACGGCTAAGTATATAAAATACTACATAGATGATCTCGGATGCGATGCTAATGCTAGCGTAAAATTAAATAATTTAACGATTAGATCGAATTTATTGGAATTTGCTTACGATACAAATAAAACAAAAACTTTTGATACTCTTTTGTTAAAAGGAACATCAGCTAATGCTAGTTTAGCAACATCCATAGGCATGAGCTTTGCATTTTTCTTTAGGGAAAATGGTATCGGTATAGACAATAAAAAAGCTAGCCCTAAGCTATTGGAATTTATAAAAACTCAAAAATATAAAGAATTTAAAGACGATAAATTTAGGCTAATTAAAAAGCTTTTATTGTACGGACAAGACCCAAAAGACTATGAGGTTTTAAAGGTTATTTTGAAAATTATAAATGATGAAAAAGATTTAGAGAAATTATTAAATGGCGGAAATAAATAATGGATTTCTTTAACGTGAATAAAAAAAAGCTAGATGTAAAAAGTAATAATTCAGAAATAAAGAATTACGAAAAACAAGATACATTTACAAAATTTAGTGAAGTCATTGATGGCACTGGTAAGACTTTTGGTTTATTGGGTTGCAAAACATGTGAAGCAGTTGCTGAAGTAGCAAAAACTGGAATAGATAACCAAAAAGAAAAAATTTACAATGAATATAAAGAAGCAAAAAGGGGTGGAATAGAAGAAAGTGTAAAAACTATGCGTAATCTCACCGACACCGATATTGAAATGTTTGAAAAAGGCATTACAACAAGAAGAAGAAAACTAAAAAAGATTGAAAGAGCAACAAATGGACAAAAACATAACATCACCAACATCATCACTAACTAAGCCAGTCATGCTAGCATCCGGTAACTCAGTGGCAACAGATGGCTTTGTGGACTACGGCGTATCTAACGATACTTTCTCGACTCTTCAGATAGCAAACGAGTCAAACGATAAATTTATCGTTACACGTGCAGATATTTATGAAAATTTAGAAAGTATATTTAGCATAGAGTGCTTTGCTTATATAAATTTGGTGAAAAACCCGCTTTATGAAAATTTAGACACCATCTACAATAACGATAAAAGTTACTCAAGTATATATAAATATCTTGATAAAAGTATAAAGCTAAGCATAAAAAGGCCGTCTTCAATAAATAAAAACATCGTTCCAGATGGTAGCTCAAACGATATGCACTTTAGTGGAATAGTAAGCGATGTAGAGTATCTTGGTGTAGATGATGAGACTAGTACAAATATAGATAAAAAATACTTCTTTAAATTCAAGCTAACTTCGCCACTATATAGACTAAGCATAAATAGAGCAAATAGAATTTATACAGACCAGAGCATTTTAGAAGTAGTAAAAGATATTTTGGCTTTTAATAAACAAAGACTAACCAAAGAGCTGGACTTCTCAAATATCAAAAATAACTACAACAAAAGAGAATTTATAGCCCAGTACAATGAGAGCGATCTAGCTTTCATAACAAGGCTTTGCCATGATAACGGTATATATTTTTATGAAGACAATGAAAAAATTTATTTTTATGATACATTTATACTAGCTTATAGCAATCAAAATGAAAATTTTACTTCAAGTGACATAAGTAACGGCAAGGAAGCTAGAAAAGTAAGTTTTAATATAAATTTGAATAATAATCTAGGAACCGAACACATAAATAAAATAACAAAGAGCGAGACGCTAAAGGCAAATAGCTTTACGCACTCTTTTCAAAATACAGCTTATCCAAATGTGCTAGAGAGTAAAAATGAAAAGATATTTGACGAGCAGGTAAATATCTATGACAAGCATATAAATTTAGATGAGTATTCATTTAGCGATACTAGTTTGCTTGAAGTTAGCACCTATCTTAAAAAACTAAGAAGCGATATGCTTTTAAAAGAATTTACCGCTAGCTCAAATGTATTTGCACTAAATTTAAATGACAATATCTCAGTAGCCATTGACGCTAGTAAGGGTGAATATGAGTTTAAAATAATAGCTTTAAAGCATACTTATATTGATGAGAGTGTTTTAGAAAATACTTTAAATTTAGGCGATAATGTTCCGTTTAAAGATAAAAAATTTATAAGCTCATACACAAATGAGATAAGCATCATTCCAAGTAGTGTGAAATTTGTCCCAAGCTACAAGCAAAAGCCAAAAGCACCAGACATCACGCTAGGTCTTGTAGTCGGTCAAGATGGACTAAACAGCCAAAATAACACGATCCATACTGATAGCTATGGTAGGGTAAAGGTGAGGTTAAATGCTTTTAGTACGCAAGAGATAATCGATAAAGACGATGCCATCAACGCAAGCTATCACAAGAGTGCTTATCTAAGAGTGATAACGCCTATTGCTAGCAATAGCTCAGGATTTTTTGCCATACCAAGGATCGGCGATGAGGTTATCATCTCGTTTTTACAAAATGACATAGACAACCCGGTAGTAAGTGGTAGCCTATATAATGCTTCAAATACGCCACTTGTAAATGTGGATAGTAACTATCACCAAACATCTCTTAGCTCAAAAACAATTGGTGCAAATGAGACTGGTATAAACGAGATCACTTTATCAAATTTAAAAAATAAAGAGCAAATTTATGTAAAAGCAGAAAAGGACTATGACGAGCTTGTAAATAACGACTTTTCTCAAACAATACTAAATGATAAAAGCTCACAGGTGCATGGAAGTTACACCGAACGAGTAAAAAAAGCTCACATCCAGACGATAGATCTAGCAAAAAATGTAAATGTCGGAGCCGAGTATCTAACAACAGTTGGACTTTCAAAAGATACAGTAGTTGGTGTCTCAAATACGCTAAACGTAGCTGTTGATAACAATACAAGAATAGGTCAAGATAGTCATGAATTTGTAGGACATGATAAATTTGTAGAAGTAAAATCAAATCTTAATACGACCATACATAATGATGAGATGAGAGAGATAAAAGGCACAAAAGAGCAAAATATAGATGGTGGCTATAAGCTAAATTCACAAAAAGGCATAAATGAATTTAGTAACGAGCATATTGTGCTTCAGGCAAATAGTTACATTGATGTAAATGCTAAGTCAAATTTCACAACAAAAACAGCTGCCCAGCACACTGAGATTGCTAATTCAAAATTTAGCAATATAGAGACGACTTATGAGGTAAATGCCAAAGATAAGGTAATCCATCAAGTAGGTAGCACAAAAGTAATGATAGAGGGATCAAGTGTCGTGATAGAAGTAGCTGGCGTAAAGGCGATATTTGATAGTAGAGGGCTAAGAGTTATCGGTGGAGATATCAAGGCTTTATAAGATCATATTTAAAGACTTACTTTCTATTTTAGTAGGTCTTTAAATTTTTAAATAAAATCAATCTCTACTAAAACTAATGCTAAGAATTTTAAAAGCAAAGGCTAAATTTTAGGGCTACGATAAAAGCTAGCCATGCAAATTTTTCAACATTGTACCCCAGTACAATAGACATATACTTCTAAAATTTATATAATTCATTTAAAATTTCAAATACTATAAACAATAAGGAGAACATGATGGCTAAAGAAGCCGGAGTAGTTAAAAGCGTAAATGGAGGAATAGCAAGAGCACTTAATGACTTAACAGGAGAGGTAAGACAATTAAGTGTAGGAGATATTGTATACCAAGGTGAAAAGATAGTTACAGAGGGTTCTAACTCTAAAGTAACAATAACTCAAACTGATGGTAAAGATATAACTCTAATAGGTAAAGATACTATAACTCTAGATCAAGACTCTAACAATAACGAAACAGTAGCTGATATCTCAGCTTTACAACAAGCCATCTTAAAAGGAACAGATCTTAATGCTCTAGAAGAAACTGCTGCAGGTGGTCCACAAGCAGGTGGTAATGGTGGAGATGGCGTAAGCTTATCTTCTACTAGCTTTGCAGAAGGAGGCCACATTAGTAACATAAATGCTAATGTAGGAAGCATAGATGCTTTATCTCTAGCAGCAGGTGGAGATAATAGCTTTGGTGTAAGTGGAGGAAATGATTTATTAAGAGATACTACACCAACTCCAGAGCCTCAACCTCAGCCAGAACCACAGCCAGAGCCTCAACCTCAGCCAGAACCACAGCCACAGCCAGAACCACAGCCACAGCCAGAGCCTCAACCTCAGCCAGAACCACAGCCACAGCCAGAGCCTCAACCTCAGCCAGAACCACAGCCACAGCCAGAACCACAGCCACAGCCTCCTTTACCAGCAGGAAGTATAAAAATTCCATTGTCGGCGTATGAAGGAGAAAGTGTATCTTCTGCACTATTAGACTCGTTTGCCTCTTCTATACCTAACGGATATCACGTATATAGACATACTGATGGTAGAGATTATCTAACTCCTAACGACCCTACTGCTCCTAGTGCATTTGAATATAAAGAAGGTTGGTACGTTAGTAATAATCTAGCTATTGGTCAAGATAATGCTAAAGGCCTAGCAGTAACTAGCACAGCAAAATCTTCAGACTACCGAGATGATGGTTCTGTAGCTAAGATAGTAGATCCTAATCCAAATTTAAAAGTATTTGGCTCAGATACTCCTAACAAGATAACAGTAGACAATACAAAGATAACATCTGTACATAGTGGAGTTGGAGAAGATAATATTGATACTA
This genomic interval from Campylobacter concisus contains the following:
- a CDS encoding Hcp family type VI secretion system effector, translated to MSQPVYIKVKGSTQGLISSGASTEASIGNRYQSGHEDEIMAQEVSHIVTVPTDPQSGQPSGQRVHKPFSFTTSLNKAVPLLYNALTQGERLPEVEIYWYRTSTSGGAEHFFTTKLEDATITDITLVSPNAQDKLNSDKTELFKVSMNYRKIVWEHVAAGTSGSDDWREATKKA
- a CDS encoding type VI secretion system Vgr family protein, whose translation is MDKNITSPTSSLTKPVMLASGNSVATDGFVDYGVSNDTFSTLQIANESNDKFIVTRADIYENLESIFSIECFAYINLVKNPLYENLDTIYNNDKSYSSIYKYLDKSIKLSIKRPSSINKNIVPDGSSNDMHFSGIVSDVEYLGVDDETSTNIDKKYFFKFKLTSPLYRLSINRANRIYTDQSILEVVKDILAFNKQRLTKELDFSNIKNNYNKREFIAQYNESDLAFITRLCHDNGIYFYEDNEKIYFYDTFILAYSNQNENFTSSDISNGKEARKVSFNINLNNNLGTEHINKITKSETLKANSFTHSFQNTAYPNVLESKNEKIFDEQVNIYDKHINLDEYSFSDTSLLEVSTYLKKLRSDMLLKEFTASSNVFALNLNDNISVAIDASKGEYEFKIIALKHTYIDESVLENTLNLGDNVPFKDKKFISSYTNEISIIPSSVKFVPSYKQKPKAPDITLGLVVGQDGLNSQNNTIHTDSYGRVKVRLNAFSTQEIIDKDDAINASYHKSAYLRVITPIASNSSGFFAIPRIGDEVIISFLQNDIDNPVVSGSLYNASNTPLVNVDSNYHQTSLSSKTIGANETGINEITLSNLKNKEQIYVKAEKDYDELVNNDFSQTILNDKSSQVHGSYTERVKKAHIQTIDLAKNVNVGAEYLTTVGLSKDTVVGVSNTLNVAVDNNTRIGQDSHEFVGHDKFVEVKSNLNTTIHNDEMREIKGTKEQNIDGGYKLNSQKGINEFSNEHIVLQANSYIDVNAKSNFTTKTAAQHTEIANSKFSNIETTYEVNAKDKVIHQVGSTKVMIEGSSVVIEVAGVKAIFDSRGLRVIGGDIKAL